A portion of the Lolium rigidum isolate FL_2022 chromosome 1, APGP_CSIRO_Lrig_0.1, whole genome shotgun sequence genome contains these proteins:
- the LOC124683612 gene encoding berberine bridge enzyme-like Cyn d 4 — MSLLNRLALALLVSCFSFHLISVPSLAYSDEFHQCLTEMIPSELVYGQSSSNFTDVLASSIKNPKFFTNTTVRPVCIVTPTNSWHVQAAVFCGRWHGVRLRVRSGGHDYEGLSYRSCQPEVFGVVDLSNLRSISVNQGDSTAWVDSGATIGELYYHIAKNNSQVAFPAGECPSIGVGGHFSGGGIGMLMRKYGLSVDKIVDAKVVTANGELLDRASMGEDLFWAIRGGGGGNFGIVLSWKIQLVRVPPQVAVFSIPKTLEEGAIELLTKWQYIGPSLPNDLTIRAKVQGQQAVFLAVYLGTCSSLVPMMDRLFPELNMTSADCRSMTWLESVALSYGSLAKTGTLEEVLLARGSSLSYYTKIKSDYVQRPIASCSWKNIFAWFKKDGAGYIMLEPHGGFMRTVSAAATPYPHRKGVLYVIQYITFWQGDGGKAPTSWLASFYDFMGSYVSQNPRQAYVNFRDLDIGQNTVGSENDVSSFESGQVWGERYFMGNYRRLAAVKAAVDPNDYFRNEQSIPPLRQTLE, encoded by the coding sequence ATGTCTTTGCTAAACCGCTTAGCACTTGCGCTCCTTGTGAGCTGCTTCTCCTTCCACCTGATCTCGGTTCCTTCCCTAGCTTACTCTGATGAGTTCCACCAATGCCTAACAGAGATGATACCAAGTGAGCTCGTCTACGGGCAGAGCTCGTCCAACTTCACCGACGTGCTGGCCTCCTCAATCAAGAACCCCAAGTTCTTCACCAACACCACGGTGAGGCCGGTCTGCATCGTGACGCCGACAAACTCATGGCACGTCCAGGCCGCCGTGTTCTGCGGCCGCTGGCATGGCGTGCGCCTCCGCGTGCGCAGCGGCGGCCACGACTACGAGGGCCTGTCGTACCGGTCGTGCCAGCCCGAGGTGTTTGGGGTTGTCGACCTCAGCAACCTCCGCTCCATAAGCGTCAACCAGGGGGACTCCACGGCTTGGGTTGACTCCGGCGCGACAATCGGGGAGCTGTACTACCACATCGCGAAGAACAACTCCCAGGTCGCATTCCCGGCCGGGGAGTGCCCGAGCATCGGAGTGGGCGGCCACTTCAGCGGTGGGGGCATCGGCATGCTGATGCGCAAGTATGGCCTCTCCGTCGACAAGATCGTCGACGCCAAGGTGGTAACCGCCAACGGGGAACTCCTCGACAGGGCCAGCATGGGGGAGGACCTCTTCTGGGCCAtccgaggcggcggtggcgggaacTTCGGTATCGTGCTCTCATGGAAGATCCAGCTCGTGCGCGTCCCACCACAGGTGGCCGTGTTCAGCATCCCAAAGACGCTCGAGGAAGGCGCCATAGAACTCCTCACCAAATGGCAATATATCGGGCCATCACTCCCCAACGACCTAACCATAAGGGCGAAAGTGCAAGGGCAGCAAGCCGTTTTCCTGGCCGTGTACCTTGGCACGTGCAGCTCGCTGGTGCCGATGATGGACCGCCTGTTCCCGGAGCTCAACATGACGAGCGCCGACTGCCGGTCGATGACCTGGCTCGAGTCCGTGGCCTTGTCCTACGGCAGCCTGGCAAAGACCGGCACACTCGAGGAGGTGCTCCTGGCCAGGGGCAGCAGCCTGAGCTACTACACCAAAATCAAATCCGACTACGTCCAGCGCCCCATCGCCAGCTGCTCCTGGAAGAACATCTTCGCCTGGTTCAAGAAGGACGGCGCCGGGTACATCATGCTGGAGCCCCACGGCGGGTTCATGCGCACCgtatccgccgccgccacgccctacCCTCACCGGAAGGGCGTGCTCTACGTAATCCAGTACATCACCTTCTGGCAGGGTGACGGCGGCAAGGCTCCGACGAGCTGGCTGGCCAGCTTCTACGACTTCATGGGGAGCTACGTCAGCCAGAACCCGAGGCAGGCATACGTCAACTTCCGGGACCTGGACATCGGCCAGAACACGGTGGGGAGCGAGAACGACGTCAGCTCGTTCGAAAGCGGCCAGGTTTGGGGCGAGCGCTACTTCATGGGCAACTACCGTAGGCTCGCGGCGGTGAAGGCGGCCGTGGATCCGAACGACTACTTCAGAAACGAGCAGAGCATCCCTCCACTGCGCCAAACCCTCGAGTGA